Genomic window (Terriglobales bacterium):
TTGAGCTCGGAGCCGAGCAGCTCGACGATGGCTTCGTCGGCGCCATCCCCGCGACGCCAGCCGAGCGGGATGATGCGCACGTAGCCCCCGGGACGGTCGGCGAAGCGCGGCGCCAGCGTGGAGAAAAGCTTCTTCACCACCGGCGGGCTGGTGAGAAAAGCCGCCGCCTGCCGGCGCGTGTGCAGCGTGTCGCGCTTTCCCAGCGTGATCATCTTCTCCGCCAGCGGGCGCAGCTCCTTGGCGCGCGTCGAGGTGGTGGTGATGCGCTCGCGCTCCAGCAGATTGGTGACCAGGTTGCGCAGCGTGGCGCGCCGGTGACTCGAGTTGCGGCCCAGCTTGCGGTACCCGCGGCGGTGGTTCATGAACGGTCTCCCGGTTAAAGGCTAGAGCGACGGCGCCGGAGCGCTTTCGCCCTCGGCCGGTGCGGCGGATTCGGGCAGCGGCCACACGATGCGGCCGTGCTCGTCGAGCTTCATTCCCAGTTGCAGGTTCATCCGCTGCAGCAGCTCTTTGATTTCATTCAGCGACTTGCGCCCGAAGTTCTTGGTGCGCAGCATTTCCTGCTCGCTGCGCTGCACCAGGTCGCCGATGGTGCGGATGTTGGCGTTCTTCAGGCAGTTGTAGGCGCGCACGGAAAGCTCCAGCTCGTCCACCGACCGCCCCAGGTATTCCTGCCGCGGGTCGTAGGTGCGCTCGGCGCGCTCCTCTTCGCTGGGCTTCTCCTCTTCAAACGCGATGAAGATGTTCATGTGGTCCTTGAGGAGCTTGGCGGCCAGCCCGATGGAATCGCCGGGCTTGATGGTGCCGTTGGTCCAGACTTCGAGGTTCAGCTTGTCGTAGTCGGTCATCTGGCCCAGGCGCGCCGCCTCGACGGTGTAGTTCACCTTGCGCACCGGCGAGTGCACCGAGTCGATGGGGATGTAGCCGATGGGCAGGTCTTCGTCGAAGTTGCGGTCGGCGCTCACGTAGCCGCGGCCGTTCTTCACCCGCATCTCGACCTGGAGCTTCCCGCCCTCGCCCACTGTGGCGAGATAGATGCTCTTGTCCAGAATCTCCACGTCGGCGTCGCCTTCCAGCATTCCGGAGGTCACTTCGCCCGGCTTGTCGGCGAACAGCGTCAGCGTCTTGACCGCGTCCGGGTTGTGCAGCCGCAGCGGTACCTGCTTGAGGTTGAGGATGATGTCGGTGGCGTCCTCGGT
Coding sequences:
- the rplQ gene encoding 50S ribosomal protein L17 → MNHRRGYRKLGRNSSHRRATLRNLVTNLLERERITTTSTRAKELRPLAEKMITLGKRDTLHTRRQAAAFLTSPPVVKKLFSTLAPRFADRPGGYVRIIPLGWRRGDGADEAIVELLGSEL
- a CDS encoding DNA-directed RNA polymerase subunit alpha gives rise to the protein MWKGFQKPKRLACEVETLTDRYGKFSAQPFERGFGTTIGNALRRVLLSSIEGASITAVKIEGVLHEFQSIPGITEDATDIILNLKQVPLRLHNPDAVKTLTLFADKPGEVTSGMLEGDADVEILDKSIYLATVGEGGKLQVEMRVKNGRGYVSADRNFDEDLPIGYIPIDSVHSPVRKVNYTVEAARLGQMTDYDKLNLEVWTNGTIKPGDSIGLAAKLLKDHMNIFIAFEEEKPSEEERAERTYDPRQEYLGRSVDELELSVRAYNCLKNANIRTIGDLVQRSEQEMLRTKNFGRKSLNEIKELLQRMNLQLGMKLDEHGRIVWPLPESAAPAEGESAPAPSL